Proteins encoded together in one Phaeodactylum tricornutum CCAP 1055/1 chromosome 25, whole genome shotgun sequence window:
- a CDS encoding predicted protein — protein sequence MRTLRIKRFVSPRRVWSGVLLLLGVLLSLQYQGVDVCSMLLSRSVAAFTKTPSHHDLTINDVSITATDLLNILREPLVLERRAEETDEMFVARFPIPSKDFGRPEFLQMAQASRQGDGLIFLCAVRGATARQSWTGLPDCVRDGGPHLWRHRNQFATLSAGRRKDRPRYAFSVDEQSDTGRELVHSLVLLIEIDRSTMSMQAEFNKRSSVVLSLAILIVSLGRIPTELRLLRSHSSDRIVLDTASKGSTGQAKAFRKTNCTAHMSPRRHEKDVDKKADTKGPKIALLMSFPNSGTSYTILMLRHLSATFSASNYGLEKTYVGSESSNTNVAIRLDQPQGPFWMDAATKSNANYTYPADLVLTKTHCGGKCVHCPPKMYIESPYSFRRECLTARKIINSTTIRTQVYPTTHVQKAIHLFRDPVNNVVSRFHHERRSGRSAVAYPATREGFRDYCKNLNDSFETSEVKSILWDRELRNAFENVPCRAEFVRYVLWHDLTFWMTRDMEIETFILRYEWYESRLGFTASKLVRFLDLKPVGDLVPFVAGKKYHDYFSPREHNAIASAIHMSASSKTWEVVKEYFRHKIQYSSQKTIRTIH from the exons ATGCGTACACTTAGAATCAAGCGATTTGTGTCTCCTCGACGTGTTTGGTCCGGAGTTTTACTGCTACTGGGTGTGTTACTTTCACTACAGTATCAGGGTGTCGATGTCTGTTCTATGCTTCTCTCCCGAAGTGTTGCCGCCTTCACCAAGACGCCGTCCCATCACGATCTCACCATAAACGACGTTAGTATTACTGCTACGGACCTGCTCAATATTCTTCGAGAGCCGCTGGTGTTGGAGCGCCGTGCGGAAGAAACCGATGAGATGTTTGTGGCGCGTTTCCCGATCCCGTCAAAAGACTTTGGCCGTCCTGAGTTTTTGCAAATGGCGCAGGCATCGAGACAAGGAGATGGACTTATCTTTC TTTGTGCCGTCCGAGGTGCGACAGCTCGGCAAAGTTGGACCGGATTGCCCGACTGCGTACGCGATGGCGGTCCGCACCTTTGGAGGCATCGTAATCAGTTTGCCACGCTTTCGGCGGGACGAAGAAAGGATCGTCCACGCTACGCTTTTTCGGTCGACGAACAATCCGACACAGGAAGGGAACTAGTTCATAGTCTTGTACTTCTGATTGAGATTGATAGAAGCACGATGTCGATGCAGGCCGAATTCAACAAACGAAGCAGCGTGGTCCTCTCGTTGGCAATACTGATCGTGTCCTTGGGCAGAATCCCTACCGAGCTGCGTCTTTTACGATCACACTCTTCCGACCGGATCGTCCTTGACACAGCATCTAAAGGTTCGACGGGACAAGCCAAGGCTTTTCGAAAAACTAACTGTACGGCACACATGTCTCCTCGTCGCCATGAAAAGGACGTTGACAAGAAAGCAGACACTAAGGGTCCCAAAATAGCCTTGCTGATGAGTTTTCCAAACTCGGGAACCTCCTATACCATCCTTATGCTACGTCACTTGTCCGCTACGTTTTCCGCCAGCAATTATGGCTTGGAGAAGACGTATGTTGGCAGCGAGTCCTCCAACACGAATGTCGCGATTCGACTTGATCAGCCTCAAGGACCGTTTTGGATGGACGCCGCCACAAAGAGTAACGCCAATTACACTTACCCGGCCGACCTTGTGTTGACTAAGACACACTGTGGAGGGAAATGCGTACACTGTCCTCCTAAAATGTATATCGAGTCACCTTACAGCTTTCGACGAGAATGCCTTACGGCTCGAAAGATCATTAATAGCACCACAATCCGAACGCAGGTGTACCCTACCACACACGTACAAAAAGCGATTCATTTATTTCGAGATCCAGTGAATAATGTCGTTTCACGCTTCCATCATGAACGCAGGTCCGGACGTAGCGCCGTCGCGTACCCAGCGACAAGAGAAGGATTCCGCGACTACTGCAAAAACCTAAATGATAGTTTTGAAACCTCCGAGGTCAAGTCAATATTATGGGATAGGGAGTTGAGGAATGCGTTTGAAAATGTCCCTTGTCGAGCTGAATTCGTTCGCTATGTGCTTTGGCATGATCTAACGTTTTGGATGACGAGAGACATGGAAATAGAAACCTTCATTCTTCGTTACGAATGGTATGAAAGTCGCTTGGGGTTTACAGCGTCGAAGCTAGTGCGATTCCTGGATCTGAAGCCTGTGGGCGATCTCGTGCCTTTTGTAGCCGGGAAAAAGTACCATGACTATTTTTCGCCCAGAGAGCACAATGCGATTGCCAGCGCAATTCACATGTCGGCGTCATCGAAGACATGGGAAGTTGTAAAAGAGTATTTCCGTCATAAAATCCAGTATAGCTCTCAAAAGACGATCCGTACAattcattga
- a CDS encoding predicted protein yields the protein MFQLCETATSKMVFTRVPTSTTTQERPEEEKFPQSHTCAIDSGTIAQHHSQSIYPSGNGKTRKDNGVCLKWLVIRQFVFLVATAFVLGTMLLAHRQVTKLRDYNLENMVTMGSIVPENSTGSAGCSLSADRDSKRQKKGLKLAWLMSFPNSGTSYTLTLVQQLSLSFTAGNYANEPMATTKPVLSHHNLDGPIWFNPDTNVSQNLTFTYPKHYALTKTHCGGRCATCYPSLYLETMHSFREKCFQTSRLGPNNATGEALLYGSYPLSDVAKAVHLIRNPVDNIVSRFHHERLSNTSLSGPGTRKDFREFCSLVNKKTISTERPLRVWTESIMSLLEHVPCRSDFFRYIHWHNLAFFTTDDLELDTIVFYYEDYGNDFNRTVNRVLEFLALPQIGSAAPFTTGKNYSDFYTSDELLRIRQACELMATRQTWKHIRRYFV from the exons ATGTTCCAGCTCTGCGAGACGGCTACTAGCAAGATGGTATTTACGCGTGTTCCGACATCGACCACGACCCAGGAACGGCCAGAAGAGGAGAAATTCCCACAGTCGCATACCTGTGCGATAGACAGCGGAACAATAGCGCAGCaccattcacagtcaatctaCCCCAGTGGAAACGGGAAAACGAGGAAGGACAACGGTGTATGCCTAAAATGGCTCGTCATCCGACAGTTTGTGTTCCTAGTGGCTACCGCTTTCGTTCTCGGGACGATGTTGTTGGCCCACCGGCAAGTCACGAAACTAAGGGACTACAATTTGGAAAATATGGTTACGATGGGTTCAATTGTGCCAGAAAACTCAACTGGTTCCGCAGGTTGCTCGCTTTCCGCCGATCGTGACAGCAAACGGCAAAAGAAGGGCCTCAAACTCGCGTGGTTGATGAGTTTTCCAAATTCCGGGACTTCCTACACACTGACTCTTGTGCAGCAACTTTCCCTTTCGTTCACTGCCGGGAACTACGCAAATGAGCCCatggcaacaacaaaacctgtCCTTTCGCATCATAACCTGGACGGACCAATTTGGTTCAATCCCGACACGAACGTTAGTCAAAATTTGACGTTCACGTATCCGAAGCACTACGCTCTCACAAAAACCCATTGCG GTGGTCGCTGTGCAACCTGCTATCCCAGCTTGTACCTTGAAACCATGCACAGCTTTCGGGAAAAGTGCTTTCAAACAAGTCGTTTAGGACCGAACAATGCCACGGGTGAGGCCTTACTCTACGGATCATACCCGCTTTCTGACGTTGCGAAAGCGGTTCATCTGATCCGCAACCCTGTGGACAATATAGTCAGTCGTTTCCACCATGAGCGTCTCAGTAATACCTCCCTGTCTGGACCGGGAACACGCAAGGATTTTCGAGAATTTTGTTCTCTCGTGAATAAGAAAACAATCAGCACAGAGCGACCTTTAAGAGTATGGACCGAGTCGATCATGAGTTTGCTCGAACACGTTCCCTGTCGATCCGACTTTTTTCGATACATCCATTGGCATAACTTGGCTTTCTTTACTACAGACGATTTGGAGCTTGACACAATTGTCTTCTACTACGAAGACTACGGCAATGACTTCAATCGCACTGTAAACCGCGTGCTCGAATTTCTCGCTTTACCACAAATTGGCAGCGCCGCCCCTTTCACCACGGGAAAAAATTACTCAGACTTTTACACCAGCGACGAGCTTCTGCGTATCCGTCAAGCTTGTGAGCTTATGGCCACACGCCAAACTTGGAAGCACATTCGGCGATACTTTGTCTAA
- a CDS encoding predicted protein gives MSKFTGLLMGMGNPLLDISANVGQDVLDKYEVKLDSAILAEEKHQPLYPELIKNYDVQYIAGGATQNSIRVAQWMLKDKKGQTAFMGCVGNDEYGAQLEKCASDDGVLVHYMKDETTPTGTCAALIKDGERALVANLAAANNFKETHLTTEKAQEIIDAAQFYYCAGFFLTVSVESLVKVAGQAVEKGKTFCLNLSAPFIVDFFGDQLAAALEFADFLFGNESEAEAYGKKNGMGEDLKEIALKICALPKKSSKPRTVIFTQGSKSTIVACDGKVEEFAVEALEADKLVDTNGAGDAFVGGFLSQLIQGKDMATCVNAGHWAARYIIQTSGTTLGATCDYSA, from the exons ATGTCGAAGTTCACAG GACTCCTCATGGGCATGGGCAATCCTTTGCTCGACATTTCCGCCAACGTCGGTCAGGACGTTCTTGACAAGTACGAAGTCAAGCTGGATTCTGCAATTCTTGCAGAAGAAAAACACCAGCCTTTGTATCCTGAACTTATTAAGAACTACGACGTGCAGTACATCGCAGGCGGTGCCACCCAGAACTCGATCCGCGTCGCACAGTGGATGCTCAAAGATAAGAAAGGGCAAACGGCATTTATGGGCTGCGTTGGCAACGACGAATACGGCGCACAACTCGAAAAATGCGCTAGCGACGATGGAGTGTTGGTCCACTACATGAAAGACGAAACGACGCCCACCGGAACCTGTGCAGCCCTCATCAAGGACGGGGAACGCGCCTTGGTTGCCAACTTGGCCGCCGCGAACAACTTTAAGGAAACACACTTGACAACCGAAAAGGCTCAGGAAATCATTGACGCTGCCCAGTTTTACTATTGCGCTGGTTTCTTCTTGACCGTCTCCGTTGAATCCTTGGTCAAGGTCGCGGGACAAGCCGTCGAAAAGGGCAAAACCTTTTGCCTGAATCTTTCGGCACCCTTTATTGTTGACTTTTTCGGAGATCAACTGGCCGCCGCTTTGGAATTCGCCGATTTTTTGTTCGGTAACGAGAGTGAGGCCGAAGCTTACGGCAAAAAGAACGGCATGGGTGAAGACCTGAAGGAAATTGCGCTCAAGATTTGTGCACTCCCCAAAAAGAGCTCCAAACCGCGCACCGTGATTTTCACACAGGGGAGCAAGTCCACAATTGTCGCGTGCGACGGTAAAGTGGAAGAGTTTGCTGTCGAGGCGCTGGAGGCGGACAAGTTGGTGGATACAAATGGTGCTGGCGATGCCTTTGTCGGAGGGTTCCTCTCTCAATTGATCCAAGGTAAAGATATGGCAACTTGCGTCAACGCGGGACACTGGGCAGCCCGGTACATTATCCAAACGTCAGGAACAACATTGGGAGCAACCTGCGATTATTCAGCTTAA
- a CDS encoding predicted protein, with amino-acid sequence MAVASGGSMGIKKGPVIPLERKELISLGSLWFGLFVILALLHAAEIAITTLYPWKVREIAEEEEKQGNMRGTFKVLNEDITRVLTTILVASTACSIFATTLFTHLVASLFGLQGERYGAIALTGLTLFFVELLPKSLGVTNAETVARIMVPPVNVASAIVSPLGISLSWLAKRTLSMLGVKDKNSGSGVSDSQLRLIVTGALDSGTIDHGEQEMIQGVLKLQDQRVKEIMRPRVEMVAVPVDMSVASVLGVVRESGYSRIPVYDGEIDNIVGIVLAKSVLDFFVNGVLVDEDLSKKLGKNTEEIKAAVEDLKAADEARRGELPDDIQADADKVMERVDLKIDALVDQRIDANIDASLPPSLYTPERIPIRSKGNSNEPQGYVRSLTATELASRMEKSIQEAGLIESCYFVPDTANGWSVLQEMRRRRVHLAIVVDEFGGTGGLVSLEDIVEEVVGEIYDEDDDEDFQVSEDSIAMQDDGTFLIRGDADLEDCDTILELNLDEEEALKEFSTLSGFLCMCAGEIPSVGDFIMSRGWSFEILSADDKKVLLVKVERLVGAFDNEEEAASENVLKNLLKLNSNKEHNSNHNSNDGDSDSENRDGRDSEQDREQQAEGELQSTVAANMAEAREIERMVEAGERKRAVLEAIKFASLANNTSPDRNEL; translated from the exons ATGGCTGTGGCTTCTGGGGGAAGTATGGGTATAAAGAAAGGACCCGTTATCCCATTAGAACG CAAAGAATTGATTTCATTAGGCTCCTTATGGTTTGGCCTTTTCGTAATCCTCGCCTTACTCCACGCCGCCGAGATTGCCATTACCACCCTTTACCCCTGGAAAGTCCGCGAAATtgccgaagaagaggaaaagcAAGGCAACATGCGTGGCACGTTCAAAGTTCTCAACGAAGACATTACCCGCGTCCTTACCACAATCCTGGTTGCCTCGACGGCCTGCTCCATTTTTGCCACGACTTTGTTTACGCATTTGGTGGCGAGCCTGTTTGGATTGCAAGGCGAACGATACGGTGCCATAGCACTAACCGGATTGACGTTGTTCTTCGTGGAACTTTTGCCCAAAAGTTTGGGTGTCACCAATGCCGAAACAGTCGCACGAATAATGGTACCACCCGTTAATGTCGCTTCGGCTATTGTGAGTCCGCTCGGTATTTCTCTCTCTTGGCTAGCCAAGCGCACCTTGTCCATGCTAGGTGTCAAGGACAAAAACAGTGGCTCGGGTGTATCCGACAGCCAGCTGCGCTTGATTGTAACGGGCGCCTTGGATTCGGGTACCATTGATCATGGTGAACAAGAAATGATTCAGGGTGTTTTAAAGTTACAAGATCAGCGGGTGAAGGAAATCATGCGCCCCCGCGTCGAAATGGTAGCAGTTCCAGTAGACATGTCGGTCGCTAGCGTACTAGGCGTCGTTCGAGAGTCCGGATACTCACGAATTCCCGTGTACGATGGCGAGATCGACAATATCGTGGGCATTGTACTGGCCAAGTCCGTGTTGGATTTTTTCGTAAATGGAGTGCTggtcgacgaagatttgAGCAAAAAGTTGGGTAAGAATACCGAAGAAATCAAGGCTGCAGTAGAAGACCTCAAGGCCGCTGACGAAGCTCGTCGCGGCGAACTACCTGACGATATACAAGCCGATGCGGACAAGGTCATGGAACGCGTGGATCTTAAAATTGATGCACTAGTCGATCAGCGTATCGATGCGAACATTGACGCGTCCCTTCCACCCAGTCTATACACTCCGGAGCGTATTCCGATTCGTAGTAAGGGCAACAGCAATGAACCACAAGGATATGTTCGATCACTGACAGCAACCGAGTTGGCTTCTCGGATGGAGAAATCTATCCAGGAAGCTGGCTTGATCGAGTCTTGTTATTTTGTGCCGGACACCGCCAACGGGTGGTCAGTTCTACAAGAAatgcgtcgtcgtcgggtGCATTTGGCAATTGTCGTGGACGAATTCGGCGGAACAGGAGGACTGGTGTCGCTGGAAGATATTGTGGAAGAAGTGGTTGGTGAAATctacgacgaagacgacgatgaggattTTCAGGTTTCGGAGGACTCGATTGCCATGCAGGACGACGGAACCTTTTTGATTCGCGGCGAcgccgatttggaagactgCGATACTATTTTGGAACTGAACCTGGATGAGGAAGAAGCTCTGAAAGAATTTTCGACCCTATCTGGTTTTCTGTGCATGTGTGCAGGGGAGATTCCTTCGGTTGGGGACTTTATTATGAGCCGAGGTTGGTCGTTTGAAATTTTGAGCGCAGATGACAAGAAAGTGTTACTCGTCAAGGTGGAGCGCTTGGTTGGTGCATTCGATAATGAAGAGGAAGCAGCGAGTGAGAATGTTCTCAAGAACCTGCTAAAGTTAAATTCCAACAAAGAGCACAACAGCAATCATAACAGTAATGACGGCGACTCCGACAGCGAAAATCGAGACGGCCGGGATTCCGAGCAGGATCGCGAACAGCAGGCCGAGGGCGAACTCCAGAGTACCGTCGCTGCGAATATGGCTGAAGCCAGAGAGATCGAACGTATGGTGGAAGCCGGGGAACGTAAACGAGCAGTACTGGAAGCAATCAAGTTCGCATCGTTGGCCAACAATACGTCGCCCGACAGAAACGAGTTGTGA
- a CDS encoding predicted protein, translating to MWQKVRSIWATLYELYYEDFDWFHLGGDDMWVLVENLRMYLESDEIQAAANGGFSDTLPLGVQSGNNNSTRIQPDQVPLYLGSRLAFRNNTRTLYNTGGPGYTLNKAALKLLVTEGLPVMHSQLRTSAEDLRVAEVFRRFRVLPYPTHDRDGGERYHHFTPGLHQLSAMPEQYKWLAIC from the exons ATGTGGCAGAAGGTACGCTCCATTTGGGCTACGCTGTACGAGTTGTACTATGAGGATTTTGACTGGTTCCATCTTGGCGGTGACGATATGTGGGTTCTGGTCGAGAATTTGCGTATGTATTTGGAAAGTGACGAGATTCAAGCCGCTGCCAACGGAGGCTTTTCCGACACGTTACCACTAGGGGTGCAATCGGGCAACAATAACAGTACTCGGATACAACCAGACCAGGTGCCCTTGTATCTGGGGAGCCGTCTTGCCTTTCGGAACAATACACGAACCTTGTACAACACGGGAGGACCGGGATACACTCTCAACAAGGCGGCGTTGAAGCTCCTCGTGACGGAAGGACTGCCCGTCATGCACAGTCAGCTACGAACCTCTGCCGAGGATTTGCGAGTAGCCGAGGTTTTCCGACGATTCCGCGTCTTGCCGTACCCGACACACGATCGCGACGGAGGTGAGCGGTATCACCACTTTACTCCGGGTTTGCATCAGCTATCGGCCATGCCCGAACAATATAAATG GCTGGCAATATGCTAA
- a CDS encoding predicted protein produces the protein MGLRTLPVLSSSRLVSMLMLLNVVTILHYFQAQTHLYDAEASRYFTESSGTLQTHSAPSDGITNARLTVVNYAPRVKLTKPVQTRSDERKFLSYFYLKEAGKHPFQGALDAQGRSGFHYDVTSLRRSPPSFVDSFPNLTAECLRRDDEYYALQRLRIHSPSPEQSTTATRRLSQSSTPARILCVVYSSEPFHHKLQAARQTWAPKCDGFFAASNVTDPTFDAVNIVHNGPEQYNNMWQKVRSIWATLYELYYEDFDWFHLGGDDMWLLVENLRMYLESDEIQAAANGGFSDTLPLGVQSGNNNSTRIQPDQVPLYLGSRLAFRKNIRTLYNTGGPGYTLNKAALKLLVTEGLPVMHSQLRTSAEDLRVAEVFRRFRVLPYPTHDRDGASRSMV, from the exons ATGGGTTTGCGGACTCTTCCGGTCCTTTCGTCGTCGCGACTCGTCAGCATGCTCATGCTTTTGAACGTTGTCACAATATTACATTATTTCCAGGCACAAACGCACCTTTACGATGCGGAGGCCTCCCGGTACTTTACCGAGTCCTCCGGGACGCTGCAAACCCACAGTGCTCCTTCGGACGGCATCACCAACGCCAGACTGACA GTTGTAAATTACGCCCCGCGCGTCAAACTCACCAAGCCCGTCCAGACACGCTCGGATGAACGGAAATTCCTGAGTTACTTTTACCTGAAAGAAGCGGGCAAGCATCCCTTCCAAGGTGCCCTGGATGCCCAAGGCCGGTCTGGTTTCCACTACGACGTCACCAGTTTACGACGGAGCCCGCCCTCCTTCGTAGACAGCTTTCCCAATCTCACGGCCGAGTGTCTCCGGCGCGATGACGAATACTACGCACTCCAAAGACTTCGGATTCATTCGCCGTCACCAGAACAATCAACTACCGCCACTCGACGACTATCGCAATCGTCTACTCCGGCGAGAATACTCTGTGTCGTCTACAGCAGCGAGCCCTTTCACCACAAGCTGCAGGCCGCTCGACAGACCTGGGCTCCCAAGTGTGACGGCTTCTTCGCTGCGTCCAACGTAACCGATCCCACCTTTGATGCGGTCAACATTGTCCACAATGGTCCGGAACAGTACAACAATATGTGGCAGAAGGTACGCTCCATTTGGGCTACGCTGTACGAGTTGTACTATGAGGATTTTGACTGGTTCCATCTTGGCGGTGACGATATGTGGCTTCTAGTCGAGAATTTGCGTATGTATTTGGAAAGTGACGAGATTCAAGCCGCTGCCAACGGAGGCTTTTCCGACACGTTACCACTAGGGGTGCAATCGGGCAACAATAACAGTACTCGGATACAACCAGACCAGGTGCCCTTGTATCTGGGGAGCCGTCTTGCCTTTCGGAAGAATATACGAACCTTGTACAACACGGGCGGACCGGGATACACTCTCAACAAGGCGGCGTTGAAGCTCCTCGTGACGGAAGGATTGCCCGTCATGCACAGTCAGCTACGAACCTCTGCCGAGGATTTGCGAGTAGCCGAGGTTTTCCGACGATTCCGCGTCTTGCCGTACCCGACACACGATCGCGACGGAG CGTCGCGTTCCATGGTATAA
- a CDS encoding predicted protein: MACLAEATSDDSSNKNNSSSSPEKEKVIPRRNLTQAFDALCIEEELEKATDSSAALLSPCCVTSGKTGDVLISPTGVIGATVFSPEQVMIEETHADSSILAFDLHPELKLELSKALVNRVSFYGIVHDINKEATAMMSNDTLTACHSNDGEDSHPLVLAALDGVTTSEAATTETAVFDSYTEDSAMIDEEAWLLRTVAVSDATEPRLEDAACPATFLQAIGEKEYENSVSSLSKNSRTQLWKPSRSWWEAKSGKNPWIEPVSHNKRWR, encoded by the coding sequence ATGGCATGTCTAGCGGAAGCTACCAGTGATGACAGTAGCAACAAGAATAACTCGAGCAGCAGtccggaaaaggaaaaggtgATTCCGCGGAGGAACCTCACCCAGGCGTTCGATGCCTTGTGCATTGAAGAAGAGCTCGAGAAAGCCACGGACAGCAGCGCCGCTTTACTATCTCCTTGCTGTGTCACTTCGGGTAAAACTGGAGACGTCTTGATTTCTCCCACCGGTGTTATCGGTGCGACTGTTTTTTCTCCGGAACAAGTAATGATCGAGGAGACACACGCTGACAGTAGTATTCTGGCCTTTGACTTGCATCCTGAGCTCAAGCTAGAACTGTCTAAGGCTTTGGTGAACCGCGTTTCCTTTTACGGAATTGTCCATGACATTAACAAGGAAGCCACAGCCATGATGTCGAACGACACCCTTACAGCATGCCACTCGAACGATGGTGAAGACAGCCACCCTCTGGTGTTGGCGGCTTTGGATGGCGTAACTACGAGTGAAGCAGCTACAACCGAAACAGCTGTTTTTGATTCTTACACTGAAGACTCTGCAATGATTGATGAGGAAGCCTGGTTGCTGCGAACGGTGGCGGTCAGCGATGCGACGGAGCCTCGCCTGGAGGATGCCGCATGCCCGGCGACATTTTTGCAAGCTATTGGCGAAAAGGAATACGAAAATTCTGTCTCGTCTTTATCCAAAAATTCGCGCACACAGCTTTGGAAACCATCAAGGTCTTGGTGGGAAGCCAAGTCGGGGAAGAATCCATGGATTGAGCCGGTTTCTCACAATAAGCGATGGCGGTAA